The window TATGCGCACATCGACTGCCCTGGTCACGCGGACTACATCAAAAACATGATAACGGGAGCGGCTCAGATGGACGGAGCGATCCTCCTGGTAGCGGCGACGGACGGTCCGATGGCGCAGACGCGCGAGCACGTACTTTTGGCGCGTCAGGTCAACGTTCCGGCGCTGGTAGTATTCATGAACAAATGCGACATGGTAGACGACCCGGAACTTCTCGACCTTGTTGAGATGGAAATAAGGGACCTATTGAACAAATACGAATTCCCTGGAGACGACATCCCGATAATCCGCGGCAGCGCGCTGAAGGCGCTGGAGTCGGAAGAAGACAACGAGTGGACGGAAAAGATAATGGAACTGATGAAGGCGTGCGACGACTACATACCGGCGCCGGAGCGGGAAGTCAACTTCCCCTTCCTGATGCCGATAGAAGACGTTTTCACGATCACAGGTCGCGGCACAGTGGTGACGGGCAGAGTAGAAAAAGGAATAATCAAGCCCGGAGACGAAGTAGAGATAGTAGGAATAAAAGACACGCGCAAGACAGTTGCGACGAGCCTTGAGATGTTCCGTAAAATCCTCGACGACGCGGAAGCGGGAGACAACGTAGGCATCCTTTTGCGCGGCATAGGCAAAGAAGACGTCGAGCGCGGCCAGGTACTTGCGAAGCCGGGAAGCATCCATCCGCACACGCACTTCAAAGGAGAAGTATACGTGCTCAAGAAAGAAGAGGGCGGACGCCATACGCCGTTCTTCAGCGGCTACAAGCCGCAGTTCTACTTCCGCACGACAGACATCACGGGAGAGATCAAACTTGCTGAAGGCGTAGAGATGGTAATGCCGGGAGACAACAGCACATTCGAAGTGACGCTGATAGCGCCGATAGCGATGCAGGAAGGTCTTCGCTTCGCGGTCCGGGAAGGCGGCCGCACGGTAGGAGCCGGCGTCGTCACTCAGATCATCGAATAACCCCAGGAGGGGAATATTTTGGCAAAGAAGATTCGTATCAAACTTAAGGCGTTCGATCACCGCGTGCTTGACGCGTCAGCGACACAGATCGCCGATACCGCGCAGCGCACCGGTGCCAAGGTATCGGGTCCCGTGCCCCTTCCGACAGAGGTAAACCGTTACTGTGTGCTCACCTCGCCGCACGTCGACAAGGATGCCCGCGACCAGTATGAGATCAGGACGCACAAGCGTCTGATAGATATAATCGACCCGACCCAGAAGACGATGGAGGCCCTTATGGAGCTGAACCTGCCTTCCGGTGTGGATATACAGATTAAGCTGTAAGGTTATAATCTGAAAAAGGAGTGAAACGTTAATGAGTATGGGGATTCTGGGCCGCAAGGTAGGGATGACCCAGGTCTTCGACGAAAACGGCAGAGCGGTTCCTGTGACGGTAATTGAAGCAGGTCCGTGCACGATCGTTGAAATCCGGACACCTGAAAAGAACAGCTACAGCGCAGTTCAGCTCGGTCTCGGAGAAGTGAAGCCCGTCAAGGTCACAAAGCCGATGAAGGGTTACTTCGAAAAGCAGGAAGTTGCGCCCAAGCGCTGGCTGAGGGAGTTCCGCGTGGATGACACGTCGGGCTACCAGGTGGGACAGGAGATCACCGTTTCTCTGTTCCAAAATGGCGAATTGGTTGACGTCATCGGCGTCAGCAAAGGCAAGGGATATGCGGGCGTATTGAAGCGCCACGGCTTCGGCGGCACGCCGGCGAGCCACGGACACTCGGTAACGCACCGCCACCCCGGTTCGATTGGATGCAGCAGCTACCCCGGCCGTGTGATGAAGGGCCGGAAGATGGCGGGTCATATGGGCAGCGAGCGCGTAACGACGAAAAACCTCAAGGTCTTCGGCGTTGACGAGGAGAACAACCTGATATTGATAGCAGGTCCCGTTCCCGGCGCGAAAAACGGCCTTGTCATGATCCGCAAGACAGCGTAGTAGGGGAGGCAGAAGACGATGCCTGTAGTAAAGGAAGTAAATTTCAAAGGCGAGGTTATCGGCGACGTTACCCTTTCCGATGCCGTCTTCGGAGCCCCGGTCCATGTGCCGGCCATGCACCAAGTCGTGGTCGCGCATCTGGCTAACTGCCGTGTCGGCACGCATAACACGAAAGACCGCGGCGACGTACGCGGCGGCGGCAAAAAGCCCTGGAGACAGAAACACACGGGACATGCGCGTTCGGGAAGCTCGCGTTCGCCTGTGTGGGTCGGCGGCGGTGTAGCCCATGGTCCGCATCCGCGCGATTATCATCAGAAGGTGAACAAGAAGGTCCGCCGTCTTGCGATACGCAGCGCGCTCACGCTGAAGGCGCAGGCGGAGAACATGATAGTTGTGGACAAGTTCGACATCGACGCCCCGAAGACGAAGAGCATGATTGCCTTCCTCGCGGCGGTGCAGAAGGGCAAAAAACCCCTTCTCGTCCTGCACGAGACGAATATGGCCGTAGTGAAGTCGGCGGCGAATATTCCCGGCGCTTATGTGCAGCATGTCGACAGCGTCAACGTCTACGACCTTTTGAATCATGACCAGCTGATCGCAACTCCAGAAGCGATTAAAAAGCTCGAGGAGGTATTCGGCTAATGAATGCTATTTCGTACGATATAATAGTCCGCCCCATCATAACGGAGAAAACGAGCCGCCAGATGGAGCTGGGACAGTACACGTTTGAAGTTCTTCCGAAGGCCAACAAGATAGAGATTCGCAAAGCGGTCGAGGAAGTTTTCAAGGTCAAGGTTGTCAGGGTAAATACGATCCAGGTCCGTTCCAAACCGAAGCGGATGGGCGCCTTTTTGGGTCGTTCACGCTCGTGGAAGAAGGCGGTCGTCACTCTCGCAAAGGGAGAAAAGATCGCTTTCTTCGAGGGCGCAAGCGCCTAGGCAGAAAGGGGAAGCATCGATGGGAATTAAGAAATACCGTCCCACTACGCCCAGCCGCCGTCAGATGGCGACGCCCGATTTTTCCGAAATCACAAAGGCGAAGCCTGAACGCAGTCTGGTGGTATCGCTCTCACAGTCAGCGGGACGCAACAACAACGGGCGCATCACGTCGAGACATCGCGGCGGACGCGGAAGAATCAAATACCGCATTATCGACTTCAAGCGCGACAAGGCCGGAGTCGCGGGCAAGGTTGCCGCGATCGAATACGATCCCAACCGCTCCGCGCGCATCGCCCTTATCTCCTACAGGGATGGCGAGAAGAGATACATCATAGCCCCTGTCGGACTCAACGTGGGCGATACGATCGTCTCCGGCGAAGGCTCGGACATCCGCCCCGGCAATGCTCTGAAGCTCAGAGACATCCCCGTTGGAACGATAGTCCATAATATTGAGCTTGAGCCCGGCCGCGGCGCGGTAATGGTCCGTTCCGCCGGTACGTCGGCACAGCTTATGGCCAAAGAGGGCAAGTACGCCTTTGTGCGTATGCCTTCCGGCGAGCTTCGCCTCGTTCTTCTCGAGTGTATGGCGACAGTCGGACAGGTTGGCAACGAGGAGCATGAGAACGTGGTCTCAGGTAAGGCCGGAAGAACACGCTGGCTCGGTATCCGTCCGCATATCCGCGGCATGATACAGAACCCTGTCGACCACCCAATGGGCGGCGGCGAGGGAAAGAGCAAGTCGCACAAGCATCCTGTCTCGCCGTGGGGCACTCCGGCAAAGGGTTACCGTACTCGCAAACGTAAGCCGTCGGATAAGTTCATCGTCCGTCGCCGCAAGAAGTAGCCCAGGTTTGTAGGAGGTAAATAATTATGTCTCGTTCACTGAAGAAAGGCCCCTACGTAGATCAGAAACTTCTGCGCAGGATTGAGGATATGAACGAATCAGGCAAAAAAGCGGTTTTAAGGAGCTGGTCGCGCGCCTGCTCGATCACGCCTGAAATGGTCGGACATACTATCGCGGTGCATAACGGTCGCATCCACGTTCCCGTCTACATCAGCGACAACATGATCGGCCACAAGCTCGGGGAGTTCGCTCCGACGCGCAAGTTCGGCGGCCACGCCGGGCAGGAGCGTTCCACGAAGGTAAAGGCAGCGGCGAAGTAGGAGGCCACGGGTATGGAAGTAAAAGCATCTGCAAAAAACCTGCGGGTTTCCGCAAATAAAGTACGCAGAGTACTTGCGCTCGTGCGCGGCAAGAACGCCTCGGACGCTCTGATGATACTCAAGTATACTCCCAATAAGCCGGCACGCTTCGCAGAAAAAGTGCTCAAGAGCGCCGTTGCAAACGCGGAGCACAATCACGGCCTCGACATGGACAAGCTCGTCGTAAAGGCCGCGATGGCCGACCAAGGATCATATATGAAGCGCTTCCGCCCTGTCGCGCAGGGACGTGCGCATGCGTTCAGACATCACACGTGCCATATAACGATGGTCGTGTGCGAGAAGTAAGGAGGGGTTGAACGGTGGGTCAGAAAGTTCACCCGGTAGGTTATAGACTTGGCGTCATCTACGATTGGGAATCTCGCTGGTACGCCGACGGTAAAAAATACGCCAAGAATCTTCATAAAGACCTTGAGCTCAGAGCCTGGATCAAAAAGCGCTGGGAGCAGGCAGGCGTGAGCCGCGTGGAGATCGAGCGTATCGGAGACGTGATGCGTTTCACGGTTTGGACCGCACGGCCTGGTGTCGTAATTGGCAAGCAGGGTGCTGAAATACAGGCGGTCCGCGAGGAACTTCAGGCTATGACGGGCAACCGGGTCATGATTAACATTCAGGAGATGAAAAATCCTGACGTCGAGGCTCAGGTGGTGGCGGAAGGCGTCGCCTCTTCACTGGAGCGCAGAATCAGCTTCCGTCGCGCTATGAAGCAGTCGATATTCCGCGCGATGAAATCGGGCTCCATGGGAATTAAGATTCAGTGCAGCGGCCGCCTCGGCGGCGCCGAAATCGCCCGCACTGAATGGTATCTTGAGGGCCAGCTCCCGCTTTCAACGCTGAGGGCGGATATAGATTACGGCTTCGCGGAAGCCCACACTATATACGGAGTAATAGGCATCAAGGTGTGGATTTATAAAGGCGAGGTCATGGAGCGCAAGCCTCTTGAGGCCGAGCCGGTGACTAAGGACAGGGGGTAGTCGAGGATGCTTGCTCCTAAGAGAGTTAAATACCGCAAACCCCATCTGACTGCCCTTCGCGGCTACAGCAAAGGCGCTACGGAGATAGATTTCGGCGAATACGGCCTTCAGGCCTGCGAAAACGGCTGGATATCGGCCCGCCAGATTGAAGCCGTCCGCGTCGCGATAAGCCGTAAGATGAAAAAGGGCGGAAAAATTTGGATCAGAATCTTTCCGGATCGTCCCGTTACCGAGAAGCCTCTTGAAACTCGTATGGGTAAAGGAAAAGGCAACGTGGAATATTGGACCGCAGCCGTAAAACGCGGACGGATCATGTTTGAAATTGCCGGAGTACCGCGTGAAGTAGCCGAGCAGGCATTTCGCACAGCTGCGTTCAAACTGCCCATCAAGGTAAAGATGTTGGCCCGAGAGGGAGCAGGTGAATAAAGATGGATCCTAAGGAACTTCGAGAGCTCAGCATATCTGAGCTCAGGGATAAGCACAAGGAATATAAAGAAGAGCTCTTCAACCTCCGTTTTCAGAATGCGATCGGACAGTTGAGCAACTCAGGGAGAATCAGAGAAGTAAAGAAGACCATCGCCCGTATTCTTACCATCATCACAGAAAAAGAAGCGGGCATGGAACGTGCAGAGGCAAGGAGGTAATCGACGATGGAAGAACGCACAGCGCATCGTAAGGTTCGTGCAGGAGTCGTGGTGAGCGACAAGATGGAAAAGACCATCGTCGTGCGTGTTGACCGTATGGCAAAGCACTCGCTTTATGGGAAACCCGTTCTCCGTTCAAAGAAATTTATGGCACACGACGAGAATAACGACTGCCGCATCGGCGACACCGTGAAGATCGGCGAGACCCGTCCCCTTAGCGCCAGAAAGCGCTGGGAGGTCCTTGAGATAATCAAGAGGGCGCCTGTACTGGGTGCGACGGAAGAGGAGGCTGAATAATTATGATTCAGCTGCGTACTGTTCTTAACGTGGCGGACAATTCCGGCGCTAAGAAAATCCTCTGCGTTCAGGTAAAGGGAGGCAGCTTCCGTAAGACCGGAACGATAGGCGACGTCATCGTCGCCGCGGTGCGCGAGGCTTCGCCGAACGGCAACATCAAAAAAGGCGATGTCGTAAAGGCCGTAATCGTCAGGACGAAGAAAGAGATACGCCGCAGGGATGGTTCCTATGTGCGCTTTGACGACAACGCCGCGGTCGTCATAGACGCCAACGGCGACCCCAGAGGAACGCGTATTTTTGGTCCTGTAGCAAGGGAACTGAGAGAAAAGAAATATATGCGTATAGTCTCTCTGGCGCCCGAGGTTGTGTAGGGGGTAACCTGCCATGTCTAAAATGAGAATCAAAAAGGGAGACCGCGTTCGCGTGATTTCGGGAAAAGACGCCGGCAAAGAGGGAAAAATCCTCAGCAGAAACATCGATAAGGATACCGTCGTCGTGGAAAACATAAATATGGTTACAAAGGCGGTCCGTCCCTCTCAGAAGGATCCGCGCGGCGGGCTCGTCAAGAAGGAAGCCGCCCTTTCGGCGTCAAAGGTGATGCTCGTATGCCCGAAGTGCGGCAAAGCGACGCGCGTAGGACGCGCTTTCCTCGACAGCGGACAGAAAGTCCGCATCTGCAAGCAGTGCGGCGAGATAATCGATAAGGCTTAATGAGGAGGGACAACTGATATGACTCCGCGTCTTTTGACAAAATATACAGAAGAAGTCCGCCCTCGTCTGAACGAACAGTTCCAGTACAAGAACGTCATGCAGATACCGCGCCTCGTCAAAGTCGTCATCAATATCGGCGTAAACGAAGCGAAGCTCGACCAGAAATATATGGATGCCTCGATGAACGAGCTAACGATTATTTCCGGACAGAAGCCGGTGCTGAAACGCGCAAAGAAATCCATAGCAGGATTCAAAGTTCGCGAAGGGATGCCCGTGGCTTGCTCGGTCACGCTGAGAAGCGGCAGAATGTGGGAATTCGTCGACCGCCTCTTCAGCATTGCGCTTCCCCGCATCAAGGACTTCCAGGGAATTTCGAAGAAGGGCTTCGACGGCAGAGGGAATTTCAACCTCGGGCTCAAAGAGCAGCTTCTCTTCCCGGAGATAGACTTTGACAAGGTCATCCGCCAGCGCGGCATGAACATCACGTTTGTGACAACGGCGCAGACAGATGAGGAAGCCCAGCTGCTTTTGAAAGAGCTTGGGATGCCCTTCGCCCGTTAGGAAGGAGAAGCAAATGGCTCGTAAATGTATGGTGAACAAGGCTAAAGAAGAGCCGAAGTTCAAAGTCAGAAAATACAACCGCTGCCCGATTTGTGGGCGCCCCCACGGCTACATGCGCAAATTCGACATGTGCCGCTGCTGCTTCCGCAAGCTTGCGCGCGAGGGCAAGATCCCTGGCGTCGTCAAGGCGAGCTGGTAGCAGGTGGGCGTAGAAGGGAGGATCCTTTAATGCATATTACCGATCCTGTCGCGGATATGCTCACACGCATCAGAAATGCGAATGTGGTCTACCATGAAATGGTGGATATGCCTCTTTCAAAGCTCCGCCTCGAGATGGCGAGAATACTCAAAGAGGAAGGCTATATCCGTAACTATAAGACAATAACAGACGCGAAGCAGCCGATGCCGATCCTCAGGCTGACCATGAACTACGGTCCGCAGAAGGAAAGGGTCATCCAGGGACTTCGCAGGATAAGCAAGCCGGGACGCCGCATCTATGTCGGCAAGGACGAACTCCCCAAAGTCATGGGCGGGCTCGGCATCGCTCTCATCTCAACGTCAGCCGGACTCATGACCGACGCCAACGCCCGCAAGCTTGGCCTCGGCGGAGAAGTCGTCTGCTACGTCTGGTAACGGAGGAGCTTCGCTATGTCAAGGATAGGACGCAAAGCCATCGCTCTTCCGAAGGGCGTTGAAGTAAAGGTCGACGGACGGCGCGTGACTGTAAAGGGCGCGAAGGGTACCCTTGAGATGGACGTAATGCCCGAAATCTCCGTGGCCGTCGAGGACGGAAACGTCACAGTGGCCCGCGGGAACGACGACAAGGCGACGCGCGCGGCTCACGGCATGACGAGAGCCCTCATCAGTAACATGGTTCAGGGCGTCAACGAAGGTTTCCAGAAAACCCTCGAAATCGTAGGCGTAGGTTATCGTGCGCAGATGCAAGGAAAGAACCTCGTCATGAGCCTCGGCTTCTCGCATCAGGTCGAAGTCGCTCCCCCTGCGGGCATCGAATTCGTCTGCGAGAGCCCGATCAAGATCATCGTGCGCGGCATCGATAAGCAGCTCGTCGGACAGGTCGCGTCGGACGTTCGTGCCCACCGTCCGCCCGAGCCCTACAAAGGCAAGGGAATCAGATACGCCGGCGAATACGTGATCCGCAAAGCCGGTAAGGCCGGCGCCAAAAAGTAAGGAGAGGTGAAGGACGTTGATCAATAATCGCAGCCGCAACGAAATGCGGGAAGTGCGCCACCGTCGCCTCAGGAGACATCTCTCCGGCACCGGCGAGCGCCCGCGTCTTGCAGTCTTCGGCAGCCTGAAGCATATATTTGCCCAGGTCATCGACGACGAAAAGGGACATACTCTTGTATCGGCATCGACGGTACAGGATAAATTTGAAAATCTTAAGAGCACTGGGAACCAGGAAGCGGCAAAGGCAGTAGGAAAGCTTATCGCCGAACGCGCCCTTGCTAACGGAATCACCGAAGTCGTCTTCGACAGAGGCGGGCATCTCTACCACGGCAGAATCAAAGCCTTTGCGGAAGCGGCCCGTGAAGCCGGTCTGAAGTTCTAAGAGGGGGGCGACTAAAGTGGCGAAAGAGACACAGAATGTAAAATCCTACAGCAGCAGGGGGCTCGAGCTCACGGAGCGCGTCGTATCGATCAACCGCGTAAGCAAGGTCGTTAAAGGCGGAAAGCGTTTCCGCTTCAGCGTTCTCGTGGTGGTAGGCGACGGCGTGAGCCAGGTCGGCCTCGGGATGGGCAAAGCCAAGGAAATCTCCGTTGCGATGAAGAAGGGTATAGAACACGCGAAGAAGAACCTGATAGACCTTAAGAAGACAGGGCAGACCCTTCCTCATCCGATCATCGGGAAGTTCGGCGCGGCCGAAGTCCTTATGCGTCCCGCGGCGCCCGGTACCGGAGTTCTTGCAGGCTCGTCGGTCCGTCCGATAATGGAGCTCGGCGGCATCAAAGACGTTATCGCAAAGGTCACCGGCAGAACGTCGAACCCGATCAACATAGCGTATGCTACGATGGATGCGGTAAAGCGCCTGCGCACGCCGGAAGAGATCTACAGGCTCCGCGGCAAAGAGCGCAAGGAAGCGTAGGAGGTATCGCGCTATGGCTAAACTTCGTATTACATGGAAAAGGAGCACGATAGGGCGTCCTCCTATTCAGGAGAGAATCATAAAGGCTCTCGGCTTTCACAGGCTCAACGAGACCGTATATCATGACGACACTCCGCAGATTCGCGGCATGGTCGACAAGATCAGCCACCTGCTCGAGTGGTCTGTCGAGGATTAGGGGGGATAAGCCATGGAACTTCATGAACTTTCACCGATGCCCGGTTCGCGCAGGAAGAAGAAACGCCTCGGAATGGGGCTTGGCAGCGGAAAGGGAAAGACGGCCGGCAAAGGACACAAGGGACAGAAGGCCCGCAAGAGCCCCGGCATTGGGGCGAACTTCGAAGGCGGACAGATGCCGCTTGCACGCCGCATACCAAAGCGCGGCTTCAGCAATTTCCGCTTTACCGTCAGATACCAGACGGTGAATCTTGAGGAACTTGAAAATCGCTTCGAGGCTGGAGCGGAAGTTTCCGCGGAAGAATTAGCCGGACTTCGTCTCATTAAATGCGCCTGCGGGCCGGTCAAGATACTCGGCGAAGGCGAACTCACAAAAAACCTCACTGTAAAGGCAAACGCCTTCAGCGCATCGGCCGCTAAGAAGATCGAAGCGGCCGGCGGCAAGGCAGAGGTGATATAATGCTGGATTCCTTCCGGGATACCTTTAGGCTGCCTGACCTGAAGCGCCGCATACTCTTCACCCTTGCAGCGCTCTTCGTCTACCGTCTCGGCGCGCATGTGCCGACTCCCGGAGTGGATGCTGCCGCTCTTGGAAAGCTTTTCGACCAGGGCACCCTGCTCGGCTTCCTCGACCTTTTTGCCGGCGGTGCGCTCAGCCGTTTTTCAATATTTGCGCTGGGCGTAACGCCTTATATCAACTCAAGCATCGTCATGCAGCTTCTTGCCGTAGTTATGCCGAGCCTTGAAAAGATGCAGAAGGAAGGGGAAGAAGGGCGCAAAAAGATCGTTCAGTGGACCCGCTACGGAACGATCGCCTTCGCGCTCATACAGGCGGTCGGCATGACAGGCTGGCTGAAAGGTCTTGGAATTTACTCCGGCGGCGTACTGGATATCATCCTCGTATCGCTTACGCTCACGACGGGAGCTGTCGCCGTCATGTGGCTCGGCGAAATAATGTCCGATCATGGGATAGGAAACGGGATATCGCTGCTCATCTTCGCGGGCATCGTCGTGAGGATCCCCGAAGCCATCGTGCGCACGGCTTCGCTCGTGCGCCTTGGCGAAATGAACGTCCTCGTGCTGCTGCTCGCCGTCGTGATCATGGTAGCGGTCGTCGCGGGATGCGTGCTCCTTCAGGAAGGCCAGCGCCGCCTCCCAGTTCAGTACGCGAAGCGCATGATCGGAAACAAAATGTACGGCGGGCAGTCGAGCTTCATTCCTCTGCGCGTCAACACGGCTGGAGTCATCCCGATAATCTTCGCCTCGTCGATA of the Synergistes jonesii genome contains:
- the secY gene encoding preprotein translocase subunit SecY, producing the protein MLDSFRDTFRLPDLKRRILFTLAALFVYRLGAHVPTPGVDAAALGKLFDQGTLLGFLDLFAGGALSRFSIFALGVTPYINSSIVMQLLAVVMPSLEKMQKEGEEGRKKIVQWTRYGTIAFALIQAVGMTGWLKGLGIYSGGVLDIILVSLTLTTGAVAVMWLGEIMSDHGIGNGISLLIFAGIVVRIPEAIVRTASLVRLGEMNVLVLLLAVVIMVAVVAGCVLLQEGQRRLPVQYAKRMIGNKMYGGQSSFIPLRVNTAGVIPIIFASSILLFPYTIAGLFQHGIARAIQQAMSPSSPIYMILYVLLIIFFSYFYTAVVFKPEDISTNMKKNGGFILGIRPGKPTTDYIEKVMGRITLGGSIALAVIAIVPTLMTGLMNINTFYFGGTAVIIVVGVALDTVHQIEGQLLMRHYEGIIKRRGGKGGSLLKL